The Providencia sp. PROV188 genome includes a region encoding these proteins:
- a CDS encoding MFS transporter yields MRINTALLALSVGAFAIGITEFSPMGMLPYIAENLNESIPSVGAIVVIYALGVMIGAPIMTLLLVSKRPKVALVFLMAIFTVGNLLSGLAPNLVTLSLSRLITSLNHGAFFGLGAIVAASVVPAGKQASAIAAMFMGLTIAGIGGVPLVTKITQLIGWREAFYLISGIGLLTIASLIFAIPARLQGSQVNVKNELRILKRPLVMLGMLSTVLGASAMFTLYTFITPMLMNFIQASDQTITMMLMVIGLGFSIGNYLGGYFADKNLYPTLLTLFVLSAISMVMFPIIATNIAGATVGLLFWSIVSFALVPPIQILVMNAAVGAQALASSVNIGAFNLGNAIGAAVGAAILSHGYSYTTMSFMGALLAIVGFIVILLIVRRKNSETQTQDVMCSAN; encoded by the coding sequence ATGAGAATAAACACAGCATTGCTCGCGTTATCTGTTGGAGCATTCGCCATTGGTATTACCGAGTTTTCTCCGATGGGAATGCTTCCCTATATCGCTGAAAACCTGAATGAAAGCATTCCTTCTGTCGGTGCGATTGTGGTGATTTATGCGCTGGGAGTGATGATTGGAGCGCCAATCATGACGCTATTATTAGTGAGTAAGCGCCCAAAAGTTGCGTTGGTTTTTTTAATGGCTATTTTCACGGTGGGGAATTTATTATCGGGTTTAGCGCCTAACTTGGTGACGCTGTCACTTTCAAGGTTAATTACTAGCCTAAATCACGGGGCATTTTTTGGTTTAGGTGCCATTGTTGCGGCCAGTGTGGTTCCTGCTGGTAAACAAGCGAGTGCGATTGCGGCAATGTTTATGGGGCTGACCATTGCGGGTATTGGTGGCGTTCCATTAGTCACTAAAATAACGCAATTAATCGGCTGGCGTGAGGCATTCTATTTAATTTCGGGTATTGGATTGCTCACGATCGCCAGTTTAATTTTTGCGATTCCTGCACGTTTACAAGGTAGCCAGGTTAACGTTAAAAATGAATTGCGTATTTTAAAGCGCCCATTAGTGATGTTAGGTATGTTATCGACGGTACTCGGAGCAAGTGCAATGTTTACCTTGTATACGTTTATAACACCAATGTTAATGAATTTTATTCAGGCTTCAGATCAGACAATTACAATGATGTTAATGGTCATTGGCCTTGGTTTTAGTATCGGTAATTATCTTGGTGGTTATTTTGCGGATAAAAACTTATATCCAACTTTATTAACCTTGTTTGTATTATCTGCAATAAGCATGGTGATGTTTCCAATAATTGCGACAAATATCGCTGGAGCTACCGTTGGTTTATTATTCTGGAGTATTGTTAGCTTTGCACTCGTCCCACCCATTCAAATTTTAGTGATGAATGCGGCTGTTGGCGCGCAAGCGCTAGCATCCTCCGTGAATATTGGTGCATTTAATTTGGGAAATGCCATTGGAGCGGCTGTCGGTGCGGCGATTTTATCCCATGGCTACAGCTACACGACGATGAGTTTTATGGGCGCATTATTGGCGATAGTCGGGTTTATAGTGATTTTGCTGATTGTACGCCGGAAAAATAGCGAAACACAAACGCAGGACGTAATGTGTAGCGCGAATTAA
- the ada gene encoding bifunctional DNA-binding transcriptional regulator/O6-methylguanine-DNA methyltransferase Ada, translating into MSTKNQWATDEQRWNALKLRDKAADGYFVYGVKTSKLYNHPSAAGRLPKRDNVLFFDNEQQAIAQGFQSGKRRRHEMSQQAQFYQEKIELACRYIEQNTQKYTLAELADYVGISPFHFHRLFKLQTGLTPKAYRDAYLHQKVQAQLQENERITDAIYNAGFHSNSRFYETANSRLGMTPTAWKLGGEGSKIYFALAVCSLGNVLVAQSPIGICAILFGDDPEQLLNNLQDKFPHAQLIGGNKAFDQVVSKVIGFIEAPEIGFDLPLDIRGTAFQQRVWQVLRNIPVGKTVSYREIAEKMGTPKSFRAVANACGANMLAVVIPCHRVVRTDGGLSGYRWGIDRKRALLLKESAKK; encoded by the coding sequence ATGTCGACGAAAAATCAATGGGCCACAGATGAGCAGCGCTGGAATGCACTGAAACTACGCGATAAAGCTGCAGATGGTTATTTTGTGTATGGTGTGAAAACATCGAAACTTTATAACCATCCATCCGCTGCGGGGCGATTACCGAAGAGAGATAATGTGCTGTTTTTTGATAATGAGCAGCAAGCGATAGCGCAGGGTTTTCAGTCGGGAAAACGTCGTCGTCACGAAATGTCACAGCAAGCTCAGTTTTATCAAGAAAAAATTGAGCTTGCTTGTCGGTATATTGAGCAAAATACCCAGAAATATACATTGGCTGAGTTAGCTGATTATGTCGGAATAAGCCCGTTTCATTTTCATCGATTATTTAAATTACAAACTGGATTAACGCCTAAAGCCTATCGCGATGCTTATCTTCATCAGAAAGTACAAGCACAATTACAGGAAAATGAACGGATCACTGACGCTATTTATAATGCGGGTTTTCATTCGAACAGTCGTTTTTATGAAACAGCAAATTCGCGATTGGGCATGACGCCGACAGCGTGGAAATTAGGTGGTGAAGGAAGCAAAATCTATTTTGCTCTGGCCGTTTGCTCGCTAGGAAATGTACTGGTTGCACAAAGTCCGATAGGCATTTGTGCAATTTTATTCGGAGATGACCCTGAACAATTGCTAAATAACTTACAGGATAAATTTCCCCATGCTCAGTTGATTGGTGGAAATAAAGCATTCGACCAAGTGGTTTCTAAAGTTATTGGGTTTATTGAAGCCCCAGAAATAGGTTTTGATCTTCCTTTGGATATTCGAGGAACTGCATTTCAGCAACGAGTGTGGCAAGTGTTAAGGAATATTCCTGTTGGGAAAACGGTGAGTTATCGTGAAATCGCAGAAAAGATGGGAACACCTAAATCGTTTAGAGCAGTGGCGAATGCATGTGGTGCAAACATGCTAGCTGTAGTGATTCCATGCCATCGAGTAGTGAGAACGGATGGTGGATTATCGGGATATCGCTGGGGGATCGACCGAAAGCGGGCATTATTACTAAAAGAATCTGCAAAAAAATAA
- a CDS encoding aminotransferase-like domain-containing protein, with protein MLYKQIAQMLQSKIHRGEFLGGEKMPSVRDISRCHDVSITTAQLAYRELERCQLIYAVPKSGYFVIPEKATAPLPKVANYIQKPVHIDKWNPTMDFLRVEERAGVTSLSCAVPNIADKTLEPLWQEMNMVARRRNPLTLEYDSLQGLAALREQIYHVSDYRQSFTPDDIVTTTSAHQSISIAIQACTQANDVVAVESPTFPGLLQTLYGLGRKIIEIPVDPQTGINLERLEEAFQCWQVKAVVVTPTCNNPMGSIMPEKNKQRLLEMTNRYQGTIIENDCLAPLAYAYPRPSTIQSLDTEGHVILCSSFSKTVAPGTRTGWIIPGKYKEKVMHLKYLSHCSGEVFMQQVMSNFLKEGHYFLHLRRMRQQYRELQCQYRELVETHFPANTRISRPQGGFSLWVEHPAADTAKLMEILHRNKVTVLTGTHFATGDCYPNHLRINYALELIPRRRNAIKILGETLKMSLLK; from the coding sequence ATGCTCTATAAACAAATAGCCCAAATGCTGCAGAGCAAAATCCATCGAGGAGAGTTTCTTGGTGGGGAGAAAATGCCGTCGGTACGTGATATTAGTCGCTGCCATGATGTGAGCATTACCACGGCTCAACTGGCTTATCGTGAACTGGAACGGTGTCAGCTCATTTATGCAGTACCGAAATCGGGTTATTTTGTGATCCCTGAAAAGGCCACAGCACCATTGCCTAAAGTGGCTAACTATATTCAAAAGCCTGTTCATATTGATAAATGGAACCCGACGATGGACTTCCTGCGTGTTGAAGAGCGTGCAGGAGTCACATCATTATCGTGTGCGGTACCTAATATTGCAGATAAAACCTTAGAGCCATTATGGCAAGAAATGAATATGGTGGCGCGGCGTCGTAATCCGTTAACACTTGAGTATGATAGCTTGCAAGGGTTAGCCGCGCTCAGAGAGCAAATCTATCATGTATCTGATTATCGTCAGTCATTTACCCCTGATGATATCGTGACGACCACCAGCGCCCATCAGTCGATTTCTATTGCAATTCAAGCATGTACCCAAGCCAATGATGTGGTTGCTGTTGAATCACCGACGTTTCCCGGATTATTGCAAACGCTTTATGGGCTGGGCCGTAAAATCATCGAAATTCCCGTTGATCCCCAAACAGGGATTAACTTGGAGAGGTTAGAAGAAGCTTTCCAATGTTGGCAGGTCAAAGCGGTGGTGGTCACGCCGACATGCAATAACCCGATGGGCAGTATTATGCCGGAAAAAAATAAACAAAGGTTGCTTGAGATGACTAATCGATATCAAGGTACGATTATCGAGAATGATTGTTTAGCGCCTCTTGCATATGCTTATCCGCGTCCGTCAACGATCCAATCTCTGGATACCGAAGGTCATGTGATTCTGTGCAGTTCATTTTCTAAAACCGTTGCACCGGGAACACGGACGGGGTGGATAATCCCCGGTAAATACAAAGAGAAAGTTATGCATTTAAAATACTTATCGCATTGTTCTGGCGAAGTTTTTATGCAGCAAGTGATGAGTAATTTCTTAAAAGAAGGGCACTATTTTTTGCATTTACGCCGAATGCGTCAGCAATATCGTGAATTACAATGTCAATATCGGGAATTAGTTGAAACGCATTTTCCTGCTAATACTCGAATTTCAAGGCCTCAAGGTGGATTTTCATTATGGGTCGAGCATCCGGCAGCAGATACTGCGAAATTGATGGAGATTTTACATCGCAATAAAGTGACGGTATTGACGGGAACCCACTTTGCTACAGGCGATTGCTACCCAAACCACCTGCGTATTAATTATGCTTTAGAGTTGATCCCAAGACGGCGTAACGCGATAAAAATTCTCGGAGAAACCTTAAAAATGAGTCTGTTGAAATAG
- the ydeE gene encoding efflux MFS transporter YdeE, translating to MFSKSNISNTALLASSLLLTIGRGATLPFMAIYLTRQYHMAIDIVGVAMTIALTVGVLFSMGFGMLADKVDKKRCMLIAVIAFICGFIAIPLMNNALLVIIFFSLINCSYSVFSTVLKGYFADTLSLSLKTKVFSLNYTFINIGWTVGPPMGTWLLMYSINLPFWLAAVSAAAPIFFIQRFVQSTKPASHVDGQPRVWNPKAMLHDRALAWFILSTFLGSLVFGSFTTWISQYVITVANSDFAQAVIGVILPVNAVVVVTLQYTVGKRITPDNLRRLMTIGSVFFLGGLAVFMGSGDNLYLWALGSFIFTLGELIYAPGEYMLIDSIAPEGMKSSYFSAQALGLLGGAFNPMMTGFVLTELPPYFIFIILMVVTVLAWLSMLNGMRIKNKQTLALAI from the coding sequence ATGTTTTCTAAATCCAATATCTCGAATACTGCCCTGCTCGCGTCTTCGCTGCTATTAACCATCGGGCGCGGCGCCACATTACCATTTATGGCGATTTATCTGACACGCCAATACCATATGGCGATCGATATCGTCGGTGTTGCTATGACTATTGCCTTAACGGTCGGCGTGCTATTCAGTATGGGATTTGGCATGCTGGCGGATAAAGTCGATAAAAAACGCTGCATGCTTATTGCGGTGATAGCGTTTATTTGTGGATTTATTGCAATTCCGCTGATGAACAATGCACTATTGGTGATTATATTTTTCTCACTAATTAACTGCTCTTATTCTGTTTTTTCGACTGTATTAAAAGGCTATTTTGCAGATACTTTGTCATTATCCTTAAAAACTAAAGTATTTTCCCTCAACTACACCTTTATCAATATCGGTTGGACGGTCGGGCCCCCAATGGGCACATGGTTATTAATGTACAGCATTAATTTACCATTTTGGCTAGCGGCAGTCTCCGCAGCCGCCCCTATCTTTTTTATTCAGCGATTTGTTCAAAGCACCAAACCTGCTAGCCATGTTGATGGTCAACCGCGAGTGTGGAACCCTAAAGCAATGCTCCACGACCGTGCATTGGCTTGGTTTATTCTCTCCACTTTTCTCGGCTCACTCGTTTTCGGCTCTTTTACCACGTGGATCTCCCAATATGTAATCACCGTTGCTAACAGTGATTTTGCACAAGCAGTAATTGGTGTGATTTTACCTGTCAACGCCGTCGTCGTTGTCACTTTGCAATACACGGTAGGTAAACGTATTACGCCGGATAACTTAAGACGCTTAATGACCATTGGTAGCGTATTCTTTCTAGGGGGATTAGCGGTATTTATGGGATCTGGGGATAATCTCTATTTATGGGCGTTAGGTTCATTTATCTTCACATTGGGCGAACTTATTTACGCACCAGGGGAATATATGCTAATTGATAGCATTGCCCCTGAAGGCATGAAATCCAGCTATTTTTCTGCTCAAGCGCTGGGGCTACTTGGCGGGGCATTTAACCCTATGATGACGGGGTTCGTTCTGACTGAACTTCCTCCGTATTTTATCTTTATTATCTTAATGGTAGTGACAGTGCTGGCATGGTTAAGTATGCTTAATGGCATGCGAATTAAAAATAAACAAACCCTCGCATTAGCAATATAA